In one window of Dermochelys coriacea isolate rDerCor1 chromosome 3, rDerCor1.pri.v4, whole genome shotgun sequence DNA:
- the CD93 gene encoding complement component C1q receptor: protein MRVPCRSHLCIWCLGQQQHRSCRSLPDQTKASMGIALFFLGQALLWGVPSRASEETEALCAQTACYTIHWGKHNWGDAQENCKSNGGNLVSMKSQEEALHVQHLLAKLPRREAGPEGQARLWIGLHREKGKCYQQHQLLKGFSWASGGEETDYTGWLREPRETCTGRRCVSLHWNSTAPSSPGLGWADGPCSGSYARVQGYLCKFSFQGMCRQLALAGPGSVTYTTPFGLDSASLAAVPFGSLAAVSCQGQAPGPFLLCTAQEGGGFAWNSPGPLCASPRHGCAYSNGGCQHQCLELAGGSFRCACRPGYRLGADRLSCSPVDYCSAQPCQGQCLGRPGGFECRCPAGYALAGDGVSCADLDECLGEPCQGGCLNTPGGFACTCPPGYEPAGPGGRQCRDVDECAQGAPCAQLCANTPGTFLCACRPGYQRDPDGASCRDVDECLGEPCQERCVNQPGSYQCLCPPGWALAPNGVSCLSGSSPTTPGSAAPSLRPPGEEEPAAGGGQAPDAPAATASPAPRSDPTTRAQPGGAEPSTLQPAAVSRAAGAGEPMMKPDADQATDGPKLLLYYILGSVVVILLLMAFALGLLIYRKRKAKKEKKKARSATDNYCWVLEQAEKKAVDNDYR, encoded by the coding sequence ATGCGTGTCCCCTGCAGGTCCCATCTGTGCATCTGGTGCCTGGGACAGCAACAGCACCGATCCTGCCGCTCTCTGCCAGACCAGACCAAAGCAAGCATGGGAATTGCCCTTTTCTTCCTAGGCCAGGCATTGCTTTGGGGGGTGCCCTCCCGGGCGAGTGAGGAGACAGAGGCCCTGTGCGCCCAGACTGCCTGCTACACCATCCACTGGGGCAAGCACAACTGGGGTGATGCCCAGGAGAACTGCAAGAGCAACGGAGGCAACCTGGTGAGCATGAAGAGCCAGGAAGAGGCCTTGCATGTCCAGCATCTGCTAGCCAAGCTGCCCAGGAGGGAAGCTGGGCCAGAGGGGCAGGCGAGGCTTTGGATCGGGCTCCATCGGGAGAAGGGCAAGTGCTaccagcagcaccagctcctcAAGGGCTTCAGCTGGGCCTCCGGCGGGGAGGAGACCGACTACACCGGCTGGCTGCGGGAGCCCCGGGAGACTTGCACGGGCAGGCGCTGCGTGAGCCTGCACTGGAACAGcaccgcccccagctcccccgggctgggctgggccgacGGGCCCTGCAGCGGCTCCTACGCCAGGGTCCAGGGCTACCTCTGCAAGTTCAGCTTCCAGGGCATGTGCCGCCAGCTGGCGCTGGCCGGGCCCGGCAGCGTCACCTACACCACCCCCTTCGGCCTGGACAGCGCCTCCCTGGCGGCCGTGCCCTTCGGCTCCCTGGCCGCCGTGTCGTGCCAGGGCCAGGCGCCGGGGCCCTTCCTGCTGTGCACGGCGCAGGAGGGCGGCGGGTTCGCGTGGAACAGCCCGGGCCCGCTGTGCGCCTCGCCCCGCCACGGCTGCGCCTACAGCAACGGGGGCTGCCAGCACCAGTGCCTGGAGCTGGCGGGCGGCTCGTTCCGCTGCGCCTGCCGCCCGGGCTACCGGCTGGGCGCGGACCGGCTCTCCTGCTCGCCCGTGGACTACTGCAGCGCCCAGCCGTgccaggggcagtgcctgggccGGCCGGGGGGCTTCGAGTGCCGCTGCCCCGCGGGCTACGCGCTGGCCGGGGACGGGGTGAGCTGCGCGGACCTGGACGAGTGCCTGGGGGAGCCCTGCCAGGGCGGCTGCCTCAACACGCCGGGGGGCTTCGCCTGCACCTGCCCGCCGGGCTACGAGCCCGCGGGGCCCGGCGGCCGCCAGTGCCGGGACGTGGACGAGTGCGCCCAGGGCGCGCCCTGCGCCCAGCTCTGCGCCAACACGCCGGGCACCTTCCTCTGCGCCTGCCGGCCGGGCTACCAGCGGGACCCCGACGGGGCCTCCTGCCGGGACGTGGACGAGTGCCTGGGGGAGCCCTGCCAGGAGCGCTGCGTCAACCAGCCCGGCAGCTACCAGTGCCTCTGCCCGCCGGGCTGGGCGCTGGCCCCCAACGGCGTCTCCTGCCTCTCGGGCTCCAGCCCCACCACCCCCGGCAGCGCGGCCCCGTCCCTGCGCCCCCCAGGAGAAGAGGAGCCGGCGGCTGGGGGTGGGCAGGCGCCGGACGCCCCCGCTGCTACCGCGAGCCCAGCCCCGCGCTCTGATCCGACCACCCGAGCCCAGCCAGGGGGCGCAGAACCGAGCACCCTCCAGCCAGCTGCCGTCAGCAGGGCGGCAGGGGCTGGGGAACCCATGATGAAACCCGACGCTGACCAGGCCACCGATGGCCCCAAACTGCTCCTGTACTATATCCTGGGCAGCGTGGTGGTTatcctgctgctgatggcttttgCCCTGGGTTTGCTCATCTATAGGAAGAGGAAAgccaagaaggaaaagaagaaagccAGGAGCGCCACAGACAACTACTGCTGGGTACTTGAGCAGGCAGAGA